One window from the genome of Pseudomonadota bacterium encodes:
- a CDS encoding SpoVR family protein — MRQFRRFWGGGLPRYLWEFQQEIEGYARGFGLDFFSTFFEVVNYDQMNEIAAYGGFPNRYPHWRHGMEYDRLKKSSTYGLSKIYELVINNDPCTAYLLEGNSTVDQKLVMAHVFAHCDFFKNNLWFAHTNRHMIDEMANHGARVRDYMDRYGVDKVEEFIDLCLSIDNLIDVHNPPSPAVDAEARSHAAETALAAESEDVLGPGDVPRLRAKPYMESYINPPEFIAEQRQKRQDEAKKEASFPARPARDVVGFLMEHAPLKPWQRGVMEIVREEAYYFAPQAQTKIMNEGWATYWHSRIMTEKALDASEIVDYADHASMVTATHGSQLNPYKLGVELYRHIRERWDKGRHGKDFEECDDMAVRDAWDLGRAGEGAKKLFAVRRTHNDVTFIDEFLTFDFIREQKLFAFGYNEHHRRYEIESRQFDDVKRKLLAQITNLGHPAISVLDANAGNRGELLLGHDHRGIDLDPGYTRAVLGNLYAIWKRPVAIRTRAEDKALLAQFDGTEYQETELEG; from the coding sequence ATGCGGCAGTTCAGGCGGTTCTGGGGCGGGGGCCTGCCGCGCTACCTCTGGGAGTTCCAGCAGGAGATCGAGGGCTACGCCCGCGGCTTCGGGCTGGACTTCTTCAGCACCTTCTTCGAGGTCGTCAACTACGACCAGATGAACGAGATCGCCGCGTACGGCGGCTTCCCGAACCGGTACCCGCACTGGCGACACGGCATGGAGTACGACAGGCTCAAGAAGTCGAGCACGTACGGCCTGTCGAAGATCTACGAGCTCGTCATCAACAACGACCCGTGCACCGCGTACCTGCTCGAGGGCAACTCGACGGTCGATCAGAAGCTCGTCATGGCGCACGTGTTTGCGCACTGCGACTTCTTCAAGAACAACCTGTGGTTCGCGCACACGAACCGGCACATGATCGACGAGATGGCCAACCACGGCGCGCGGGTCCGCGACTACATGGACCGGTACGGCGTCGACAAGGTCGAGGAGTTCATCGATCTGTGCCTCTCGATCGACAACCTGATCGACGTCCACAACCCGCCGTCGCCCGCGGTCGACGCCGAGGCGCGCTCGCACGCCGCCGAGACCGCGCTGGCCGCCGAGAGCGAGGACGTGCTCGGCCCGGGCGACGTGCCGCGCCTGCGGGCGAAGCCGTACATGGAGTCCTACATCAACCCGCCGGAGTTCATCGCCGAGCAGCGCCAGAAGCGCCAGGACGAGGCGAAGAAGGAGGCGTCGTTCCCGGCGCGCCCGGCGCGCGACGTGGTGGGCTTCCTCATGGAGCACGCGCCGCTCAAGCCCTGGCAGCGCGGGGTGATGGAGATCGTGCGCGAGGAGGCGTACTACTTCGCGCCGCAGGCGCAGACCAAGATCATGAACGAGGGCTGGGCGACCTACTGGCACTCCCGGATCATGACCGAGAAGGCGCTCGACGCTTCGGAGATCGTCGACTACGCCGACCACGCGTCGATGGTCACGGCGACGCACGGCTCGCAGCTCAACCCGTACAAGCTCGGCGTCGAGCTCTACAGGCACATCCGGGAGCGCTGGGACAAGGGGCGCCACGGCAAGGACTTCGAGGAGTGCGACGACATGGCGGTGCGCGACGCGTGGGATCTCGGCCGCGCGGGCGAGGGCGCGAAGAAGCTGTTCGCGGTGCGCCGCACGCACAACGACGTGACGTTCATCGACGAGTTCCTGACCTTCGACTTCATCCGAGAGCAGAAGCTGTTCGCGTTCGGCTACAACGAGCACCATAGGCGGTACGAGATCGAGTCGCGCCAGTTCGACGACGTGAAGCGGAAGCTGCTCGCCCAGATCACGAACCTCGGCCACCCCGCGATCTCCGTGCTCGACGCCAACGCGGGCAACCGCGGCGAGCTGCTCCTCGGCCACGACCACCGGGGCATCGACCTGGATCCGGGGTACACGCGGGCCGTGCTCGGCAACCTCTACGCCATCTGGAAGCGGCCCGTCGCGATCCGCACGCGCGCCGAGGACAAGGCGCTGCTCGCGCAGTTCGACGGCACGGAGTACCAGGAAACCGAGCTCGAGGGTTGA
- the truA gene encoding tRNA pseudouridine(38-40) synthase TruA: MAVYRLTIEYDGEAFSGWQRQPGKRTVQGVIEEALAVIAREELRVQGASRTDAGVHALGQVASFETGLDLDPRKLADSVSALCRPHAAVVRAELAPPGFNARRDARGKWYRYRVLNRPAPSPLRLRTSWHVRDPLDLGAMRAAAAILVGTHDFRGFRAADCGREETVRTVTAIDVIERGDGVVELEVRGTAFLKNMVRIIAGTLVGVGLGRMSAESVARALETGDRTLAGQTAPACGLTLVEVFY, encoded by the coding sequence ATGGCGGTCTACAGGCTCACCATCGAGTACGACGGGGAGGCGTTCAGCGGCTGGCAGAGGCAGCCCGGCAAGCGCACCGTGCAGGGCGTCATCGAGGAGGCGCTCGCCGTGATCGCGCGGGAGGAGCTCCGCGTCCAGGGCGCGTCGCGCACCGACGCCGGGGTCCACGCCCTCGGGCAGGTTGCGAGCTTCGAGACCGGCCTCGACCTCGATCCGCGCAAGCTCGCGGACAGCGTCTCGGCCCTGTGCCGCCCCCACGCCGCGGTCGTCCGCGCCGAGCTCGCGCCGCCCGGCTTCAACGCGCGCCGCGACGCGCGGGGGAAGTGGTACCGCTACCGCGTGCTCAACAGGCCGGCGCCCTCGCCGTTGCGCCTGCGGACGAGCTGGCACGTGCGCGATCCCCTCGATCTCGGGGCGATGCGCGCGGCGGCGGCGATCCTCGTCGGCACGCACGACTTCCGCGGGTTCCGCGCCGCCGACTGCGGCCGGGAGGAGACGGTGCGCACCGTGACCGCGATCGACGTGATCGAGCGCGGCGACGGCGTCGTCGAGCTCGAGGTCCGCGGCACGGCGTTCCTGAAGAACATGGTGCGGATCATCGCGGGCACGCTCGTCGGGGTGGGGCTCGGGAGGATGTCGGCCGAAAGCGTGGCGCGCGCCCTCGAGACCGGCGATCGCACCCTCGCGGGCCAGACCGCCCCGGCCTGCGGCCTCACGCTGGTCGAGGTCTTCTACTGA
- a CDS encoding DUF444 family protein produces MHLKIHQDHARFRQIVKGRVRQELRRFIASGELIGREGDKTVSIPVPRIDIPRFRYGDRNQGGVGQGDGDVGDPLSQSDGDESGQGEAGDQEGQHALEVDVSIEELAEILGEELELPNIEEKGKERVVSTKDRYVGIRRVGPESLKHFKRTYREALKRQIAAGAYNPERPVIVPVREDKRFRSWRTEQVHEANAVIVYMMDVSGSMGEEQKEIVRIESFWIDAWLSTQYKGLETRFVIHDATAREVDRETFFHTRESGGTMISSAYKLCAEIIERDYPVAEWNIYPFHFSDGDNWSTDDTKVSIEILEQRLLPASNMFCYGQVHSPYGSGQFIKDLQAKLAGEERIVLSEIQDREGIVDSIKTFLGKGR; encoded by the coding sequence ATGCATCTTAAGATCCACCAGGATCACGCCCGCTTCCGGCAGATCGTCAAGGGCCGCGTCCGGCAGGAGCTGCGCAGGTTCATCGCCTCGGGCGAGCTGATCGGCCGCGAGGGCGACAAGACCGTCTCCATCCCGGTGCCGCGCATCGACATCCCGCGCTTCCGCTACGGCGACAGGAACCAGGGCGGCGTCGGCCAGGGCGACGGCGACGTCGGCGATCCGCTGTCGCAGTCGGACGGCGACGAGAGCGGCCAGGGCGAGGCGGGCGATCAGGAGGGTCAGCACGCCCTCGAGGTCGACGTCTCCATCGAGGAGCTCGCCGAGATCCTCGGCGAGGAGCTCGAGCTGCCGAACATCGAGGAGAAGGGCAAGGAGCGCGTCGTCTCCACGAAGGACAGGTACGTGGGCATCCGGCGCGTGGGCCCGGAGTCGCTCAAGCACTTCAAGCGCACGTACCGGGAGGCGCTCAAGCGGCAGATCGCCGCCGGCGCGTACAACCCGGAGCGCCCGGTGATCGTGCCGGTCCGCGAGGACAAGCGGTTCCGCTCGTGGCGCACGGAGCAGGTGCACGAGGCGAACGCGGTGATCGTGTACATGATGGACGTCTCCGGCTCGATGGGGGAGGAGCAGAAGGAGATCGTGCGCATCGAGTCGTTCTGGATCGACGCGTGGCTGAGCACCCAGTACAAGGGGCTCGAGACGCGGTTCGTCATCCACGACGCGACGGCGCGCGAGGTCGATCGCGAGACGTTCTTCCACACGCGGGAGTCCGGCGGCACGATGATCTCCTCGGCGTACAAGCTGTGCGCCGAGATCATCGAGCGCGACTACCCGGTCGCGGAGTGGAACATCTACCCGTTCCACTTCTCCGACGGCGACAACTGGTCGACGGACGACACCAAGGTGAGCATCGAGATCCTCGAGCAGCGGCTCCTGCCGGCGTCGAACATGTTCTGCTACGGCCAGGTGCACAGCCCCTACGGGTCCGGGCAGTTCATCAAGGATCTCCAGGCCAAGCTCGCGGGCGAGGAGAGGATCGTGCTCTCCGAGATCCAGGACCGCGAGGGGATCGTCGACTCGATCAAGACGTTCCTCGGCAAGGGGAGGTAG
- a CDS encoding fibronectin type III domain-containing protein codes for MKLFIIPLTVAALLFSGAARAITVEVRERDDNGWSLQGEDLTLVNLADCTAGIDYVFEVALAGETTTGRELYLYEGTDCDDAPEGCTLIGGPQLASELYFTVTTADLFPDGCEAAATASVWIGLLTQENEPFEEGGIWSTALSLSLDVSGPTTAPTGLKARVGSGNVRISWNEVTAGDVSGFRLVYWAGGASDSDSDTDTDTDTDTDADAGVDAGSGKLDFTPVPYADDGGIGDASEECTVGGGPEAGAAYDDGLVSGYTDSKLSDADATSATIDGLHNGTQYKFAVVAVDDAANPSVFSEAICATPEKTIDFSEIYGDAGGKGAGHYCFVATAAFGSYDHPTVRVLRAFRDRFLAKLPGGRKVIAAYYAAGPSLAAVVEGDEELRAAVADGLTAFSGAAISLLAIGPARFTAGFAACLAIGLVIGLALPRRRRDA; via the coding sequence GTGAAGCTCTTTATTATCCCGTTGACGGTCGCGGCGCTGCTCTTTTCCGGCGCCGCCCGGGCGATCACCGTCGAGGTGCGGGAGCGCGACGACAACGGCTGGTCGCTCCAGGGCGAAGACCTCACCCTCGTGAACCTCGCCGATTGCACGGCCGGGATCGACTATGTGTTCGAGGTCGCGCTGGCGGGAGAGACGACGACGGGCCGCGAGCTGTACCTGTACGAGGGCACGGACTGCGACGACGCGCCCGAGGGGTGCACCCTCATCGGCGGTCCGCAGCTCGCGTCGGAGCTCTACTTCACGGTGACGACCGCGGATCTGTTCCCCGACGGCTGCGAGGCCGCGGCCACCGCGTCGGTGTGGATCGGGCTTTTGACCCAGGAGAACGAGCCCTTCGAGGAGGGCGGGATCTGGTCGACGGCGCTCTCGCTCTCGCTCGACGTGAGCGGCCCGACCACCGCGCCGACCGGGCTCAAGGCGCGCGTCGGCTCCGGAAACGTCCGCATCTCCTGGAACGAGGTCACGGCGGGCGACGTCTCCGGCTTCCGGCTGGTCTACTGGGCGGGCGGCGCCTCGGATTCGGACAGCGACACGGACACCGATACGGACACCGACACCGACGCCGACGCGGGCGTCGACGCGGGGAGCGGGAAGCTCGACTTCACGCCGGTGCCGTACGCCGACGACGGCGGCATCGGCGACGCGAGCGAGGAGTGCACGGTGGGCGGCGGGCCAGAGGCCGGTGCGGCCTACGACGACGGGCTCGTCTCCGGCTACACCGACAGCAAGCTGAGCGACGCCGACGCCACGAGCGCAACGATAGACGGCCTCCACAACGGCACGCAGTACAAGTTCGCGGTCGTGGCGGTCGACGACGCCGCGAACCCGTCGGTCTTCTCCGAGGCGATCTGCGCGACGCCCGAAAAAACAATCGATTTCTCGGAGATTTACGGCGACGCGGGGGGCAAGGGCGCCGGCCACTACTGCTTCGTCGCCACGGCCGCCTTCGGATCGTACGACCACCCGACGGTCCGCGTGCTGCGCGCGTTCCGCGACCGCTTCCTCGCGAAGCTGCCCGGTGGCCGCAAAGTCATCGCGGCGTACTACGCGGCCGGGCCGTCGCTCGCGGCGGTCGTCGAGGGCGACGAGGAGCTGCGCGCGGCGGTCGCGGACGGCCTCACCGCCTTCTCCGGCGCCGCGATCAGCCTCCTGGCGATCGGCCCGGCGCGCTTCACCGCGGGGTTCGCGGCGTGCCTCGCTATAGGGCTCGTCATCGGCCTCGCGCTGCCGCGGCGCAGGAGGGACGCATGA
- a CDS encoding MXAN_2562 family outer membrane beta-barrel protein, producing the protein MKRLFLASALAALSVCTLPGAADAYVPSPQYGAFEIKFGPYRPNVDDGSGISGSPYADTFGAEESMFLTVLELDWQFFRFDKIISFGLGGSFGFMQEYARSRTESGGTSNDYTVLNVMPFALLGVIRVDVLADELGIPLVPYFKGGINWYLWWVLGAGETQESGGTPGWQIQPGLALRLDNFDKMSARTFDNESGVNHSFIFFEYVFAVVEGLGKDDHMCLSPMNLGSHGTFLAGLGIEF; encoded by the coding sequence ATGAAGCGACTGTTCCTCGCGTCCGCCCTCGCGGCGCTCTCGGTGTGCACCCTGCCCGGCGCCGCGGACGCCTACGTGCCGTCCCCGCAGTACGGCGCCTTCGAGATCAAGTTCGGCCCGTACCGGCCCAACGTCGACGACGGGAGCGGGATCTCCGGCTCCCCCTACGCGGACACGTTCGGCGCAGAGGAGTCGATGTTCCTCACGGTGCTCGAGCTCGACTGGCAGTTCTTCCGCTTCGACAAGATCATCAGCTTCGGGTTGGGCGGCTCGTTCGGCTTCATGCAGGAGTACGCGCGGTCGCGGACCGAGTCGGGCGGGACGTCCAACGACTACACGGTGCTCAACGTGATGCCGTTCGCGCTGCTCGGCGTGATCCGCGTGGATGTGCTCGCCGACGAGCTCGGCATCCCGCTCGTGCCGTACTTCAAGGGCGGGATCAACTGGTACCTGTGGTGGGTCCTCGGCGCCGGCGAGACGCAGGAGTCGGGCGGCACACCCGGCTGGCAGATCCAGCCCGGCCTCGCGCTCCGGCTCGACAACTTCGACAAGATGTCGGCGCGCACGTTCGACAACGAGTCCGGCGTGAACCACAGCTTCATCTTCTTCGAGTACGTGTTCGCCGTCGTCGAGGGGCTGGGGAAGGACGACCACATGTGCCTGAGCCCCATGAACCTCGGATCGCACGGCACGTTCCTCGCCGGCCTCGGCATCGAGTTCTGA